The DNA window GCTCACAAATGACATGTCATAATTATCTATGTTTTCATCATTGGGTCTTGTCAAAATACTATCAAATCAAATGTGTCCGATCCTTTTCCTAGATGTGGTACATGTAACAAGAAACTTGTGTTCATGATTCGCAAGCACACAACAAGGAAATCTACACCATAAAATGGAGTCTTACCGGCCTTGGaacaaaaaacccaaacaTGAATCTGATTTTGGCTAGCGCTTCGTTTGACTCGACCGTTTTGTGGGACGTTGAGCGTGGGTTGTGTATTCATACCTTAACCAAGCACTCCGAACCAGTGTACAGTGTCGATAAATatgttttgatttgatttgtcaataaaaataagatagatatgttttaaaattcaatttgttaaccgcttgttttattttttgaaatttccctCAATTATGATTTCGTGGTGGCctgtctttttctctctttgatGGTACCATCAGACGAGTTTTGCCGCTTTCAACACAGGTTCCCTAGGGAGCCTTTATCTTACATAACCACTGACAGCTCCCGAAGGAGCGGCACCCACACTTCAGAACGGAAACCACCACCACCGGAACGTCCTGTGGCTCCTCCTCCACATGATACACTtcctataaaatgaaaaaacatttcagGGAAGGCAATAGTCTCAGTTCCAGTCTTTTGCAAAGTAGTACTCACCATGGATCTCTCTTCGAATTCGAAGTGTTCTCACTGTGATTGTGTCGTTTCGAGTCGGAAACAGTTCTGTCGTTGTCTTGTCTGTAAAGTTCCACTTCACCGTGCGTGTTGCGGAATTGTTTTCGCTAGAGGTGGCACACGCACTTGGAAAGAATTTTCCATCAACTACCGCTGTGCAAAGTGTGTTTCTATTGATAGTGTACAGATTCGTACAGATGATGTGACCGATGATCCCCTTGTAAGTACAAaattaatttgttattaataCTGAGTAATCATTGCCGATAACTTTTCTCTCAACCTGCTCTTTTAACTAGGCGAATGCTAGTTTGTCAGATGCTGATAGTACACGTTCTGCAAGTGAGGGTCAAGAAGTCCGTGAAGCAGTGGCAAGTGTTGCAGGTGGTTCTCGTGATGGGAACGACGTTGAGGCGGTTACTGCAAGAGCTTCTGTCCGTCCGAAAAGAACCGTGAAGCGTCCGGAGATTCTAGATCCTTCCCATGTATCCAGACGACGTCCTGTTCGTTCTGCTGCTGCTGATTTTCAGAAAACACCATCTCCTCCGCGTCAGAGAATCCCATCTCCGCCTCGTCAGAGAACACCATCTCCTCCGCGTCAGAGAATCCCATCTCCGCCTCGTCAAAGAACACCATCTCCTCCTCGCCATAGAGAATCTCCAATGGCACAGTCTTCTCCTATTGTTTCTTTATTAATGTCTCCtgttcttttaattctttcgcAGCTTAGATCTCCCACTGCTACTCCGCCTGTTGCTCCACCACGACGAAGACGACGCGTTCAACCAGACAACTCTCCTGTCGAACCAGATTATCCACTACACGTAAGTGTTCTTTAACTCATAAAACCAGATTTCATAAActtatttctaattttcacTTACCATTTTTATATCCTTAATCGTTACAGGATTCTGATGTCTTCGAACCATCTGTTTCAAGGGGAAATCGCGGCAGTGATGGTTTCAGAGCTCAGCCACCTGTGGAACCAATGGAATCAACATTGGAAGTAAGAAATTTTTGATGAAAAATTATAACGGTATTTCTGCATtaattcgttttcttctttcagcaATCTTCATTTGAAGAACCGAAGGAGCCAGTGTACAAAATTCACATTGATGGATCTAATAAAGGAAAGGACAAGTTAACAAATGGATTAGGTAACCAATTATAACAAAAGTGATGATTTCTTATAACTTACTTTTGATTCTGCCTAGGTTATTGCTACACAAAAAAACGCGTTAGCGGTAAATCCATCACTTGGCGTTGCTCATCCCGACGGCCTCAAGACCCCTGCAAAGCCATGATAACTCAAAAAATTCGGTCGGGAAGAAATAACCTCGTTGAatacagccaagaagatttccaggaaaagaaacacaatcAAGACAATGGAGTCCATCATAATCATCCGCCAGACCATGGGAACCACGAGCGAGTAAGCCTGTAAATTTTAGACAATAAATGAACTGATAATTAATCCAATTTCTGTCTTCTTTGAAAGATTCCGATTTTTAAGAACGCCAAAAAGGAAGCCATAACTGAGAAGTTTAAGCCCCCCAAAAGGATTATTTTTGACGAATTGAAGAAGAACAAGGAGATGGCAGGGAGAGATATGCCGGATATAGAAAATGCGACTAGGCGGTTAAGGTAATGCTTTTCCCTATCTTTGCAATCATAAATATAGTgaattataaaatttttaccgAGGTTTTTACTCAATGCAGATATTTGAGATCCAAATCTATGCCTCCCAATCCTAGGAAAGACGAGCCATTTTTTAAGATCCATGTAGAGTTCTTCACTCCGGACTTTTTTCAAGGAGAGGTCTTCGCTGGGCATGGAACAAATAAAGCTCGCcatcttctgtttttcacGCAAGTAATGAAAAGACAGTTGGAGGACTGCAAGACGTGGTTCATAGATGCAACATTCCACTTCATCAGGGATCCTATAAAACaggtattttaaaaattcgtcTTTTAAAGTAAATCAtctaaaacaatttttctaaCCTAGTTACTCTCCATAAACGGGATAATAAAGAACGAAAAAGGAGATTTAAAGCAAGTGCCGCTTCTTTTCTGTTGTATGTCTCGAAGAAGAGCTATTGACTATATAGCGGTGTTCAAAAATCTAAAGGTACAATAAATTCATTTTAATTGATTTCTCACCGCATTAACTTATTTTGTTACCTTATTCAGGAAATCATGCCCCTTCCCAGAGTTGAACGGATTGTGACAGATTTTGAACGGGCAGTTTTTGTCGCAGTCCGAAAACTGTTTCCTTCTTGCTACCACTTGGGATGTAATTTCCATTGGTGCCAGGCAATAATGAAGAAAATCCGCGATTTCAACCTGTCGACCGAGTATAACAAAAAAGGACCCAATCCTGTTCGCGACTTcatttttcgtctgctttcCCTCGCCTATCTCCCAGGTTACATTTTTgcaatgaaatttaaaaaattaaattttaaagttttgttttgtatagcCGATAAAATACCTTCGGTGTTTGACTCCTTACGAACATCGGTGCCACCAATACTGGAGAAATTAATGGACTATATGGAGCGAAACTGGATTCGAGGCCGTTTTTGGACTCCTGTTCATTGGTCCTGTTTCAATCTTCTTCTGAGAACAAATAACGATTGTGAAGGGCTTCACAATGACTGGAACAAGGTATTTTCAGTAAAGTTATTAATTAAGTTAGTGTTACTCATTATTTATCTCCTACCAGTTGGCGGGTGGCCCAAATCTCCCGTTTTACAAGATGACGTTGGTGCTGGAGCAGCTGTGTGAAGACGTAAAGCTATCACAGAAGCTTCTCTCACACGAGAAAATCAAGGCCCATAGGAAGAAGGAGACACAGTTGAAGAACTCCATCCTTTTTGCTTTGTGGACACGGTACCAGGATAATGAGGTAATATTTGAAATGATTCAAATAATTGTTAAATAACCATATCAATCTATAATTATTATTAGTTATCAACCGTGGAACTACTGGAGGAAATAGTGTTAGAACTGAGAACCTCATTCCCAACTGTAGTCACTGACCATCCTTTAAACCTGAATGATGAAAACATAGATAATTATGACATGTCATTTGTGAGCGATGatgaaatgtaaatttaacattcaactgatttttaaaacatattatcttatttttattgatgtaTAAAATGTATTGGCACTGGTTACCTGAATAGCATTCAGGTTCCCAATCTTTTGCCTTGTCAATAGTTTCCGTCTTTCTTTAAAACTTCTGTTCAGTTATCCCAGCAAATAccttgaaatgaaataaaaataaaaacaaatcgaaTGAAATAGTAAAACCAAACTTACACTTCCGTCAAAAGCACTTGCTCCAACTTTATCGCCCCGAGAATTCCAGCAAACTTCAAAAATGCCTCTAGTTCCTTTGTAGCTGTGTAACAATTGCCCCGACTAAGAATAGTTGAATGAAGAtgtagtttgtttttgttttaaacttgGAAACTATTATATACCTGAGTAGACCAGCTGTGTACACATTAGTCAAAGCTACCAGATGCTAGGTATTTGCCATCGGGAGAAAATGCGACACTGTACACAATATCGTGAGAACAGGAAGCCAAAAGATTACCCTGAGGATCCCACTTGATAGCGTTTACTTCATTCtagagaaacaacaaaaatatttctctTTTAATCATTCACAAATTCGCAAGAGAAATTTGTATATTGTTACCGTATGTCCTTAGTACTATCACCAGAGCCAGAAGCCAATAAATCATGTTGGGTTCAGGCGCAGATGAAAACTTCAGATTCATGGCCACGTAGTACAGTTGATTTGCTGGCAGGTATCTCTACTCCTGTTTCCTCTTCCCAGCCTTCATTAAATAGTTGAAGGGAAAATAAGTAAGTAGTTCAGGGGATCAAAGAAAAGTATTGACCATCTTACGATAGGAATGCATGGGTTCATCTCCATTGTGAATTTGGTGGTTCTGTCTTTACCACTTGTGGTTTCTGATTGTTCTGTGTTTGCTGTTGACGACTTGCAACAACATCAGGCATCACAGCATCAATGAGTGATAAGCTTTCCATGGGTTGTTTCCGAACCatcctgaaaaacaaaaacatacacGAGTAAAAATTTGGTGGTAGATAAATTTAATCATATTAAAATTGTCACTCACATCTCCAACACTGATCTCAGACCCTTCTGGATGATGGAGAGAAAGGCTGATGTTGCTACCAATTGATGTTGGATTGTGAAATATGTGACTCT is part of the Daphnia magna isolate NIES unplaced genomic scaffold, ASM2063170v1.1 Dm_contigs528, whole genome shotgun sequence genome and encodes:
- the LOC116924996 gene encoding uncharacterized protein LOC116924996, with amino-acid sequence MPLPRVERIVTDFERAVFVAVRKLFPSCYHLGCNFHWCQAIMKKIRDFNLSTEYNKKGPNPVRDFIFRLLSLAYLPADKIPSVFDSLRTSVPPILEKLMDYMERNWIRGRFWTPVHWSCFNLLLRTNNDCEGLHNDWNKLAGGPNLPFYKMTLVLEQLCEDVKLSQKLLSHEKIKAHRKKETQLKNSILFALWTRYQDNELSTVELLEEIVLELRTSFPTVVTDHPLNLNDENIDNYDMSFVSDDEM